The following are from one region of the Cyanobium gracile PCC 6307 genome:
- a CDS encoding PAM68 family protein: MARRPKPKSFRADRPVPTTPAKAPRQQVIPEAVANRMVRRIAIATGTPTVLGMGVFVASYLLVSRGVLDIPPGLTLVGSGAFFLLGLLGLSYGVLSASWEDGPGSLLGLEQIGVNIGRVRASVRAMRQGAAGPGSGSGTPQG; the protein is encoded by the coding sequence ATGGCCCGTCGGCCGAAGCCGAAATCCTTCCGGGCAGACCGTCCCGTACCGACGACCCCGGCCAAGGCGCCGCGCCAGCAGGTGATCCCCGAGGCGGTGGCCAACCGCATGGTGCGGCGCATCGCCATCGCCACCGGCACCCCCACCGTCCTGGGCATGGGGGTGTTCGTCGCCAGCTACCTGCTGGTGAGCCGGGGTGTGCTCGACATTCCCCCCGGCCTCACTCTGGTGGGCTCGGGGGCCTTCTTCCTGCTCGGCCTGCTGGGCCTCAGCTACGGCGTGCTTTCGGCCAGCTGGGAGGATGGCCCGGGCAGCCTGCTGGGCCTCGAGCAGATCGGCGTCAACATCGGCCGGGTGCGGGCCTCGGTGCGGGCGATGCGCCAGGGCGCCGCGGGCCCGGGCTCCGGCTCAGGCACTCCCCAGGGGTGA
- the rpsO gene encoding 30S ribosomal protein S15 yields the protein MPLTTTQKQELINSHQAHGTDTGSVEVQVAMLSERIQQLSGHLQKNIHDFSSRQGLLKMIGRRKRLLGYLRAQSETRYAELIKKLGIRG from the coding sequence ATGCCGCTCACCACCACCCAGAAACAGGAACTGATCAATTCCCATCAGGCCCACGGCACCGACACCGGCTCGGTGGAAGTGCAGGTCGCGATGTTGAGCGAGCGGATCCAGCAACTCAGTGGCCACCTGCAGAAGAACATCCATGACTTCTCCTCGCGCCAGGGCCTGCTCAAGATGATCGGCCGCCGCAAGCGCCTGCTCGGCTACCTCCGCGCCCAGAGCGAGACCCGCTACGCCGAACTGATCAAGAAGCTCGGCATCCGCGGCTGA
- the ruvA gene encoding Holliday junction branch migration protein RuvA: MIGWLQGRLAEPWQQAHRCGALLICQGVGYEVQLTLRQWRRLPEEGSDLGLYIHHSIRDDGWTLYGFPDRRERDLFRELVAVSGVGPQMALGLLGALEVPDLVRAIVHADLRSLCLAPGVGKRTAERLSVELRARLQERFAGLVDPLEDDGEPGDGVDGAPSAPCREEVQITLVALGYEPLEIHRALRAVAAGLDASAGADDWIRESLRWLSRAVA; this comes from the coding sequence ATGATCGGCTGGCTGCAGGGGCGACTGGCCGAACCATGGCAGCAGGCTCACCGATGCGGGGCGCTGCTGATCTGCCAGGGGGTGGGGTACGAGGTGCAGCTCACCCTGCGCCAGTGGCGCCGGTTGCCGGAGGAGGGCAGCGACCTGGGCCTCTACATCCACCACAGCATCCGTGACGACGGCTGGACCCTCTACGGCTTCCCCGATCGCCGCGAGCGGGACCTGTTCAGGGAGCTGGTGGCCGTGAGCGGCGTGGGCCCCCAGATGGCCCTGGGCCTGCTCGGGGCGCTGGAGGTGCCCGATCTGGTGCGCGCCATCGTCCACGCCGACCTGCGCAGCCTCTGCCTGGCTCCAGGGGTGGGAAAGCGCACGGCCGAACGGCTGTCGGTGGAGCTGCGGGCGCGCCTGCAGGAGCGCTTCGCCGGCCTGGTCGATCCCCTGGAGGACGACGGGGAGCCCGGCGATGGGGTCGACGGCGCCCCTTCGGCCCCCTGCCGCGAAGAGGTGCAGATCACCCTGGTGGCCTTGGGCTACGAGCCCCTGGAAATCCACCGGGCCCTGCGGGCCGTCGCCGCGGGCCTCGACGCCTCCGCCGGCGCCGACGACTGGATCCGGGAAAGTCTGCGCTGGCTGTCCCGCGCCGTGGCCTGA
- a CDS encoding cation:proton antiporter — MSLLRPAIPPSVVPLPLMMVTVGGIFLGTLAISRFSLKIGVPAILGVLLFGLLINPSVTLFSQDTILRLQALSLSILLFNAGLETDIRSIRGFLEYGIILAVGGVILSSLLLGVIIWLVASPDAGGIELGFQQMPLAVAMLIAACLGSTDAGATMNVLQSLQKAIPPKLAALVQFESAVNDPTGILFLGLVIGLTSIDGGSSGHTVVLEQLQTFLQKIGSGLLVGVCVSYIGRFSLNRLVRDPSQLLILGISIGLISYGLAELLGGSGFISAYMAGLVLSNLPYSNERITPGALQQTLLPFNTMTEITVFLIFGLSVHPRALLPSVPEGIIVAIAMMLVARPVSILLLQRFSPFDRRESLLVSWCGLRGTVPLALSFVMVEAIPQVRGIDPATVPSLVRNAGGIVFCVVVINLLVQGLTLPRVIRWLRLSEGAPSAP; from the coding sequence ATGAGCCTGCTGCGGCCGGCGATTCCTCCCAGTGTGGTGCCGTTGCCGCTGATGATGGTGACGGTCGGGGGCATCTTTCTCGGCACCCTGGCCATCAGCCGCTTCTCCCTGAAGATCGGGGTCCCGGCCATCCTCGGCGTGCTGCTGTTCGGGCTGCTGATCAACCCCTCGGTCACCCTGTTCAGCCAGGACACGATCCTGCGACTGCAGGCCCTGAGTCTGTCGATTCTGCTGTTCAACGCCGGCCTCGAGACCGACATCCGCTCGATCCGCGGTTTCCTCGAGTACGGCATCATCCTGGCGGTGGGCGGGGTGATCCTCTCCAGCCTGCTGCTGGGGGTGATCATCTGGCTCGTGGCCTCCCCCGATGCCGGCGGCATCGAACTGGGCTTCCAGCAGATGCCGCTGGCGGTGGCCATGCTGATCGCCGCCTGTCTGGGCTCCACCGATGCGGGAGCCACCATGAATGTGCTGCAGTCACTGCAGAAGGCGATCCCGCCGAAGCTGGCGGCCCTGGTGCAGTTCGAATCGGCGGTGAACGATCCCACCGGCATTCTTTTCCTCGGCCTGGTGATCGGCCTGACGAGCATCGATGGCGGCAGCAGTGGCCACACGGTGGTGCTGGAGCAGCTGCAGACGTTCCTGCAGAAGATCGGCTCGGGCCTGCTCGTCGGGGTGTGCGTGAGCTACATCGGCCGCTTCAGCCTCAACCGGCTGGTGCGGGATCCGAGCCAGCTGCTGATTCTTGGCATCTCCATTGGCCTGATCTCCTATGGCCTGGCGGAGCTGCTGGGGGGATCCGGCTTCATCAGCGCCTACATGGCCGGCCTGGTGCTCAGCAATCTTCCCTACAGCAACGAACGGATCACACCGGGGGCCCTGCAGCAGACCCTGCTGCCGTTCAACACCATGACCGAGATCACCGTGTTCCTGATCTTCGGACTCAGCGTCCATCCCCGGGCGCTGCTTCCCTCGGTGCCGGAGGGCATCATCGTCGCCATCGCCATGATGCTGGTGGCCCGACCGGTGAGCATTCTGCTGCTGCAGCGGTTCTCCCCCTTCGATCGGCGCGAGTCCCTGCTCGTGTCCTGGTGCGGTCTGCGCGGAACCGTTCCCCTCGCCCTCAGTTTCGTGATGGTGGAGGCCATCCCCCAGGTGCGCGGCATCGACCCGGCCACCGTGCCCAGCCTGGTGAGGAACGCCGGGGGCATCGTCTTCTGCGTCGTGGTGATCAACCTCCTGGTGCAGGGGCTGACCCTGCCGCGAGTCATCCGCTGGCTGCGGCTCTCCGAAGGGGCCCCCTCAGCCCCGTGA
- a CDS encoding DMT family transporter: MNRISPADGGGALPAGAWMVLSALAFSLMVVGVKQVGDRLPLAEVVLARALVSLALSYAMVRRIGVDPWGQRRGLLVLRGLVGSAALFCVYAAVVRLPLAAATVLQYLYPTFTALLAWLLLGERLGRRVLAAMGLGWLGVLLVARPTASAPLPATWVLVAVAGALLTAVAYVSVRRLAESEHPSVIILYFPLVAVPLSLPAVLLEPVLPTPPELLWLVAVGVFTQLGQVGLTRALIQLPAARATAISYVQVGFAALWGWWIFGEPIDLPTAGGAGLILVATLIALRKPPGVGSAMESAREPPVR, encoded by the coding sequence GTGAACCGAATCAGCCCTGCCGACGGCGGTGGTGCCCTCCCGGCCGGGGCCTGGATGGTGCTGAGCGCCCTCGCCTTCAGCCTGATGGTGGTGGGGGTCAAGCAGGTGGGCGACCGTCTCCCGCTGGCCGAGGTGGTGCTGGCCCGGGCCCTGGTGAGCCTGGCCCTGAGCTACGCCATGGTGCGCCGGATCGGCGTGGATCCCTGGGGGCAGCGCCGGGGGCTGCTGGTGCTGCGGGGTCTGGTGGGCAGTGCCGCCCTGTTCTGCGTCTACGCCGCCGTCGTGCGCCTGCCCCTGGCCGCCGCCACAGTGCTCCAGTACCTCTACCCCACCTTCACGGCGCTGCTGGCCTGGCTGCTGCTGGGCGAGCGGCTGGGGCGGCGGGTGCTGGCGGCCATGGGACTGGGCTGGCTGGGGGTGCTGCTGGTGGCCCGGCCCACGGCCAGCGCCCCCCTGCCCGCAACCTGGGTGCTGGTGGCGGTGGCCGGCGCCCTGCTCACCGCCGTGGCCTACGTGAGCGTGCGGCGCCTGGCGGAGAGCGAGCATCCGTCCGTGATCATCCTCTACTTCCCACTCGTGGCCGTTCCCCTCAGCCTGCCGGCGGTGCTGCTGGAGCCGGTACTGCCCACACCGCCCGAGCTGCTCTGGCTGGTGGCGGTGGGGGTGTTCACCCAGCTGGGCCAGGTGGGTCTCACCCGGGCGCTCATTCAGCTGCCGGCGGCCCGGGCCACGGCGATCAGCTACGTGCAGGTGGGATTCGCCGCCCTCTGGGGCTGGTGGATCTTCGGAGAACCCATCGATCTGCCCACCGCCGGCGGGGCGGGCCTGATCCTGGTGGCCACACTGATCGCTCTTCGGAAGCCCCCCGGAGTGGGCTCAGCGATGGAATCGGCACGGGAGCCGCCCGTACGATGA
- the dnaG gene encoding DNA primase — translation MNLPRLHPRTIEAVKERADIVDVVGEHVVLKKKGREFVGICPFHDDTSPSMTVSPAKQFYYCFSCGAGGNAIKFLMELQRTSFSEVVLDLARKYQLPVETLDGPQQERLRQQLSRRDRLHRVLALAAGWFQGQLRSSEGAAALTYLRQSRGLSETTLEAFQLGYAPAGWDGLLQHLQQVEGLGPDLLEAAGLVVARKGGGGFYDRFRDRVMVPIRDRQGRVIGFGGRGLDGAEPKYLNSPETEVFEKGKHLFGLDRAADAIRRDDRAVVVEGYFDVIALHAAGITNAVAALGTALSSSQITQLCRCCDSRRLILNFDSDGAGIRAAQRAIGEVEQLALQGQLELRVLHLPAGKDPDEFLQQHGPGEYRSLLDQAPLWLDWQIEQVLEGKDLARADQFQQAVSGLVQLLGKLPQSAVRSHYLQQVAERLSGGQARLAIQLEEDLRQQVKGQRWHGRSARWEQPGEVGHRERAEAEILRLYLHCPAWRGVIRAELRRRELDDFALQHHRQLWAAIGELEEDNLGAGRLEAVNRGTDPGLDLADLDLPRLLGDRLLVEQSALLGRLTPLLEPSEVQRLALAHPPLQLRGATASLERQRVLRRCRHLLDAWSSQRLQTLEQCIARLLEEERDAPPPAVAPPAAGAGLDMETRIHDLFDALNGDALRFQEAYYAERRYLNQLDDGRRAGYEETLTAPAA, via the coding sequence TTGAACCTTCCCCGTCTCCACCCCCGCACGATCGAGGCCGTCAAGGAGCGGGCCGACATCGTCGATGTAGTGGGGGAGCACGTGGTGCTCAAGAAGAAGGGCCGTGAATTCGTTGGGATCTGCCCGTTCCACGACGACACATCCCCGTCGATGACGGTGTCGCCCGCCAAGCAGTTCTATTACTGCTTCTCCTGCGGGGCCGGCGGCAACGCCATCAAGTTCCTGATGGAGCTGCAGCGCACCAGCTTCAGCGAGGTGGTGCTGGATCTGGCCCGCAAGTACCAGCTGCCGGTTGAGACCCTCGACGGTCCCCAGCAGGAGCGCCTGCGCCAGCAGCTCTCCCGCCGCGACCGGCTGCACCGGGTGCTGGCCCTGGCGGCGGGCTGGTTCCAGGGCCAGCTGCGCTCGTCGGAGGGGGCGGCGGCCCTCACCTACCTGCGCCAGAGCCGCGGCCTCAGCGAGACCACCCTCGAGGCGTTCCAGCTCGGCTATGCCCCGGCCGGCTGGGACGGCCTGCTGCAGCACCTCCAGCAGGTGGAGGGCCTCGGCCCCGACCTGTTGGAGGCGGCCGGCCTGGTGGTGGCCCGCAAGGGGGGCGGCGGCTTCTACGACCGCTTCCGCGACCGGGTGATGGTGCCGATCCGCGACCGCCAGGGCCGGGTGATCGGCTTCGGCGGCCGGGGGCTGGACGGGGCCGAGCCGAAATACCTCAATTCCCCGGAAACGGAGGTGTTCGAGAAGGGCAAGCACCTGTTCGGGCTGGATCGGGCCGCCGACGCCATCCGTCGCGATGACCGGGCCGTGGTGGTGGAGGGCTACTTCGACGTGATCGCCCTGCACGCCGCCGGCATCACCAATGCGGTGGCCGCCCTCGGCACGGCCCTCAGCTCCAGCCAGATCACCCAGCTGTGCCGCTGCTGCGACAGCCGGCGCCTGATCCTCAACTTCGACAGCGACGGGGCGGGCATCCGGGCCGCCCAGCGGGCCATCGGCGAGGTGGAGCAGCTGGCGCTGCAGGGCCAGCTGGAACTACGGGTGCTGCACCTGCCCGCCGGCAAGGACCCCGACGAGTTTCTCCAGCAGCACGGCCCGGGAGAGTACCGCTCCCTGCTGGACCAGGCCCCCCTCTGGCTCGACTGGCAGATCGAGCAGGTGCTCGAAGGCAAGGATCTGGCCCGCGCCGACCAGTTCCAGCAGGCTGTCTCCGGACTGGTGCAGCTGCTGGGCAAGCTGCCCCAGTCGGCCGTGCGCAGCCACTACCTACAGCAGGTGGCGGAGCGCCTCTCGGGCGGTCAGGCCCGGCTGGCCATCCAGCTGGAGGAGGACCTGCGCCAGCAGGTCAAGGGCCAGCGCTGGCATGGCCGCTCGGCCCGATGGGAGCAACCCGGGGAGGTGGGCCACCGGGAGCGGGCCGAGGCGGAGATCCTGCGCCTCTATCTGCACTGCCCCGCCTGGCGCGGCGTGATCCGCGCCGAGCTGCGGCGCCGGGAGCTCGATGACTTCGCCCTCCAGCACCACCGCCAGCTCTGGGCCGCGATCGGGGAGCTGGAGGAGGACAACCTGGGGGCCGGCCGGCTCGAGGCCGTCAACCGGGGCACCGATCCGGGGCTGGACCTGGCCGACCTCGATCTGCCCCGCCTGCTGGGCGACCGGCTGCTGGTGGAGCAGAGCGCCCTGCTCGGTCGCCTCACCCCCCTGCTGGAGCCCAGCGAGGTGCAGCGGCTGGCCCTGGCCCACCCACCGCTGCAGCTGCGGGGGGCCACGGCGTCGCTGGAGCGCCAGCGGGTGCTGCGCCGCTGCCGTCACCTGCTCGATGCCTGGTCGAGCCAGCGCCTCCAGACCCTCGAGCAGTGCATCGCCCGGCTGCTGGAGGAGGAGCGTGACGCTCCCCCGCCGGCGGTCGCCCCCCCGGCGGCCGGCGCCGGCCTCGACATGGAGACCCGCATCCACGATCTCTTTGATGCGCTCAACGGCGACGCCCTGCGTTTCCAGGAGGCCTACTACGCCGAACGCCGCTACCTGAATCAGCTGGATGACGGCCGCCGCGCCGGCTACGAGGAGACCCTCACCGCCCCGGCCGCCTGA
- a CDS encoding GGDEF domain-containing protein, protein MASYPAFPVPPDEDQRLRDLERYGLLEADSDEHFERILDLAAALFRTPIVAISLVEADRQWFLASRGLDVRETPREMAFCAHAIVHDDVLVVPDARADERFRSNPLVFADPHIRFYAGAPLQTPEGHNLGTLCVIDREPRDLSAEQRAVLHRLAQLAMRELELRRLAHLCPVTGLPTRHTFLTIGEREFARARRDQHPLSLLLFDVDNLRLINNRWGHAAGDRVLADLVQLARTFLQEQDFAARVGDGAFALLLVDIAADQAMALAEALRTAVAHLPGVYTHSDFRLHISGGLTALAPQDHGFPDLILRAERALELAKGNGRDQVASLFERP, encoded by the coding sequence ATGGCGTCATATCCGGCCTTTCCCGTCCCCCCCGATGAGGACCAGCGGCTCCGCGACCTTGAGCGCTACGGCCTCCTCGAGGCCGATAGCGATGAGCACTTCGAGCGGATCCTGGATCTGGCCGCCGCCCTCTTCCGGACGCCCATCGTCGCCATCTCCCTGGTGGAGGCCGACCGTCAGTGGTTCCTGGCCAGCCGGGGCCTTGATGTGCGGGAAACCCCCCGTGAGATGGCCTTCTGCGCCCACGCCATCGTCCACGACGACGTGTTGGTGGTGCCCGATGCCCGCGCCGACGAGCGCTTTCGCAGCAACCCCCTGGTCTTCGCCGATCCCCACATCCGCTTCTATGCCGGTGCGCCGCTGCAGACGCCGGAGGGCCACAACCTCGGCACCCTCTGCGTCATCGACCGGGAGCCCCGGGACCTCAGCGCCGAGCAGCGCGCCGTGCTGCACCGTCTGGCCCAGCTGGCCATGCGGGAGCTGGAACTGCGGCGACTCGCCCACCTCTGCCCGGTCACCGGCCTGCCCACCCGCCACACCTTCCTGACCATCGGCGAGCGGGAGTTCGCCCGGGCCCGCCGCGATCAGCACCCCCTGTCGCTGCTGCTCTTCGATGTCGACAATCTGCGGCTGATCAACAACCGCTGGGGCCACGCCGCCGGCGACCGGGTGCTGGCCGATCTGGTCCAGCTGGCCCGCACCTTCCTGCAGGAGCAGGACTTCGCCGCCCGCGTCGGCGATGGTGCGTTCGCCCTGCTGCTGGTGGACATCGCCGCGGATCAGGCGATGGCCCTGGCGGAGGCCCTCCGCACCGCCGTCGCCCATCTGCCCGGCGTGTACACCCATTCCGACTTCCGCCTGCACATCAGTGGCGGCCTTACCGCCCTGGCCCCCCAGGATCACGGCTTCCCCGACCTGATCCTGCGGGCCGAGCGGGCCCTTGAGCTGGCCAAGGGCAACGGCCGCGACCAGGTCGCCAGCCTCTTCGAGCGCCCCTGA
- a CDS encoding Y-family DNA polymerase, protein MAQATVLIDGNNFYASCEAALDPTVIGKPLVVLSNNDGCIVSRSAEARAMGIPMGTPWFQVRHDLERRGVVVRSSNYGLYADMSQRLMASLEAWVEELEVYSIDEAFGRLHRPPGDGDLTAWGKDLRRQVRRQLGLPVAVGIAPTKVLAKIANRIAKRDPSHGGVFDLGQAGDPGPWLEAIAIEDVWGIGRKLSRWCRLRGIANARALRDRPSGELRHRCGVVGVRLQQELRGHSCLPLVAVPPAKQETCVSRSFSEPVTSLEGLRQAIATYLSRACEKLRRQGQRAGSVTVFVRSSPFNGTRFYANAATARLPLPSNDTAVLLAAALPLAERLFRPHKPLQKAGVLLQDLQPVELLQHHLLVPLPPEQQRRREALMAAVDGLNRRYGSGTVQWAACGLRPRWTMRRSRLSRAATTRLSDVPVVRA, encoded by the coding sequence ATGGCCCAGGCCACAGTCCTGATCGACGGCAACAACTTCTACGCGTCCTGCGAGGCGGCCCTCGATCCCACCGTGATCGGCAAACCCCTGGTGGTGCTCTCCAACAACGACGGCTGCATCGTCTCCCGCAGCGCCGAGGCCCGCGCCATGGGCATTCCCATGGGCACCCCCTGGTTCCAGGTGCGCCACGACCTGGAACGCCGCGGCGTGGTGGTGCGCAGTTCCAACTACGGCCTCTACGCCGACATGAGCCAGCGGCTGATGGCCAGCCTCGAAGCCTGGGTGGAGGAGCTGGAGGTCTATTCCATCGACGAGGCCTTCGGCCGCCTGCACCGCCCGCCCGGCGACGGCGACCTCACCGCCTGGGGGAAAGACCTGCGCCGCCAGGTGCGCCGCCAGCTGGGCCTGCCGGTGGCGGTGGGCATCGCCCCCACCAAGGTGCTGGCCAAGATCGCCAACCGCATCGCCAAGCGCGACCCCTCCCATGGCGGCGTGTTCGATCTGGGCCAGGCGGGGGATCCGGGCCCCTGGCTGGAGGCCATCGCCATCGAGGACGTCTGGGGCATCGGCCGCAAACTGTCCCGCTGGTGCCGCCTGCGGGGCATCGCCAACGCCCGGGCCCTGCGCGACAGGCCGAGCGGCGAACTGCGGCACCGCTGTGGCGTGGTGGGGGTGCGCCTGCAGCAGGAGCTGCGCGGCCACAGCTGCCTGCCCCTGGTGGCCGTACCGCCGGCGAAGCAGGAAACCTGCGTCAGCCGCAGCTTCAGCGAGCCGGTCACCAGCCTCGAGGGCCTGCGGCAGGCGATCGCCACCTACCTCAGCCGGGCCTGTGAGAAGCTGCGCCGCCAGGGGCAGCGGGCGGGCAGCGTCACCGTGTTCGTGCGCAGCAGCCCCTTCAACGGCACCCGCTTCTACGCCAACGCCGCCACCGCCCGTCTGCCGCTGCCCAGCAACGACACCGCCGTGCTGCTCGCCGCCGCCCTGCCCCTGGCCGAGCGGCTGTTCCGGCCCCACAAGCCGCTGCAGAAGGCGGGTGTGCTGCTGCAGGATCTGCAGCCGGTGGAACTGCTGCAGCACCATCTGCTGGTGCCGCTGCCTCCCGAGCAGCAGCGGCGGCGCGAGGCCCTGATGGCCGCCGTCGACGGCCTCAACCGCCGTTATGGCAGCGGCACGGTGCAGTGGGCCGCCTGCGGCCTGCGGCCCCGCTGGACGATGCGCCGCTCGCGCCTGTCCCGGGCGGCCACCACCCGCCTGAGCGATGTGCCGGTGGTGCGGGCCTGA
- a CDS encoding LexA family protein translates to MPDPHHPDLHPPADPRPGGDGPGVDLNAQLNLHPDRSLLLRVCGDSMVGAGIRHGDLLVVDRGVAPRSGRIVVALLEGGFTLKRLVRRGPRWWLEAANPAYPPLALGGSDDDRLWGVALHVIRSLPGGRWPRPQS, encoded by the coding sequence GTGCCCGATCCCCACCACCCCGACCTGCACCCCCCGGCCGACCCCCGGCCCGGCGGGGACGGCCCCGGGGTCGACCTCAACGCCCAGCTGAACCTCCACCCCGACCGCAGCCTGCTGCTGCGCGTCTGCGGTGACTCGATGGTCGGTGCCGGCATCCGCCACGGTGATCTGCTCGTCGTGGATCGGGGGGTCGCTCCCCGCTCCGGCCGCATCGTGGTGGCCCTGCTGGAGGGGGGGTTCACCCTCAAGCGCCTGGTCCGCCGGGGGCCGCGCTGGTGGCTGGAGGCGGCCAACCCCGCCTACCCGCCCCTGGCCCTCGGCGGCAGCGACGACGACCGCCTCTGGGGCGTGGCCCTGCACGTGATCCGTTCGCTGCCGGGAGGTCGATGGCCCAGGCCACAGTCCTGA